A DNA window from Rhizobium sp. NXC14 contains the following coding sequences:
- a CDS encoding ABC transporter permease subunit: MILNPAKRELLAEELLQAEGLAPEGRSLTRDALRRLGRNKAAVLSIAVLGLLILAAFLGPWFIPFNYEDPDWAAFRIPPSIETGHYFGTDPNGRDLLARVLYGTRVSLAVALTATVVSVVIGVLYGAISGYIGGRLDAIMMRFVDIMYALPYILFVILLMVIFGRNVYLLFAAIGALEWLTMARIVRGQTLSIKHREFIEAARASGQRPFKIIVKHIIPNLVGPVVIFAALTVPEIIATESFLSYLGFGVQEPLTSLGTLIAEGTDAMESMPWLLIFPASFLVALLLSLLFIGDGLRDAFDPKDR, translated from the coding sequence ATGATCCTCAATCCCGCAAAACGCGAGCTGCTCGCAGAGGAGCTTCTGCAGGCCGAAGGCCTGGCGCCCGAAGGCCGTTCGCTCACCAGGGATGCGCTTCGCCGCCTCGGGCGCAACAAGGCGGCCGTTCTGTCGATCGCCGTCCTCGGGCTCCTGATCCTCGCCGCCTTCCTCGGTCCCTGGTTCATTCCCTTCAACTACGAGGACCCGGATTGGGCCGCGTTCCGCATCCCGCCCTCGATCGAGACCGGCCATTATTTCGGCACTGACCCGAACGGCCGCGACCTTCTCGCCCGCGTGCTCTACGGCACCCGCGTCTCGCTGGCCGTAGCGCTGACGGCGACTGTCGTCTCGGTCGTCATCGGCGTACTCTATGGCGCGATATCGGGCTATATCGGCGGGAGGCTGGATGCAATCATGATGCGCTTCGTCGACATCATGTACGCGCTTCCCTACATCCTCTTCGTCATCCTGCTGATGGTGATCTTCGGCCGCAACGTCTATCTGCTCTTTGCCGCGATCGGCGCGCTGGAATGGCTGACAATGGCCCGCATCGTGCGTGGCCAGACGCTGTCGATCAAGCATCGCGAATTCATCGAAGCGGCCCGCGCATCCGGGCAGCGGCCGTTCAAGATCATCGTCAAGCACATCATCCCGAACCTCGTCGGGCCGGTGGTCATTTTTGCGGCGCTGACAGTGCCCGAGATCATCGCCACGGAAAGCTTCCTTTCCTATCTCGGCTTCGGCGTGCAGGAACCGCTGACCTCGCTCGGCACGCTGATCGCGGAAGGGACCGATGCGATGGAAAGCATGCCCTGGCTGCTGATCTTCCCGGCAAGCTTCCTCGTCGCCCTGCTGCTCAGCCTGCTCTTCATCGGAGACGGCCTGCGCGACGCGTTCGACCCGAAGGATCGATAG
- a CDS encoding metalloregulator ArsR/SmtB family transcription factor produces the protein METPDLADHTNVAAALLSAMANPKRLLILCSLVKGEVAVGVLATQVGLSQSALSQHLSKLRAQKLVKTRRDAQTIYYSSTSEPVMKILATLEDIYLVPSRNRSAA, from the coding sequence ATGGAAACCCCTGATTTGGCTGACCACACGAATGTGGCGGCAGCACTATTGTCAGCCATGGCCAACCCCAAAAGATTGCTGATCCTGTGCAGCCTGGTGAAGGGCGAAGTCGCCGTCGGCGTACTTGCCACACAAGTCGGCCTCAGCCAGTCGGCGCTTTCACAGCACCTTTCGAAACTGCGCGCGCAGAAGCTTGTCAAGACCCGCCGCGACGCCCAGACCATCTACTATTCGAGCACATCCGAGCCTGTCATGAAGATCCTGGCGACGCTCGAAGATATCTACCTCGTTCCGAGCCGAAATAGATCCGCAGCCTGA
- the ade gene encoding adenine deaminase encodes MTNRLERLIDQGVGRIPADIVLKGGSFFDLVTGEIVRSDIAIGADRIVGTAGDYAGETEIDISGRIVVPGFIDTHLHIESSLVTPHEFDRCVLPYGVTTAICDPHEIANVLGAEGIEFFLKSALETIMDIRVQLSSCVPATHLETAGADLPIGSLLHFRDHPKVIGLAEFMNFPGVIHKDPICMTKLDAFQGGHIDGHAPLLSGNDLNGYLAAGIRTEHECTSAAEALEKIRKGMHILVREGSVSKDLAALIPIITERLSPYLALCTDDRNPLDIAEQGHLDHMIRTAIASGVEPLAIYRAASISAAQAFGLRDRGLVAPGWRADLVVLDSLQSCRAEMVFSAGRRVTDALFATRKPVAPIGLDSVKARRVNAAHFGVPVTEGETSVIGVMPGKIITEHRRYRLPAKGNEATVDLTNDIIKVAVIERHGKNGNHANGFVQGFGLKKGAIASTVGHDSHNICVVGVDEDDMALAANRLGEIKGGFVVVEDGKITGEIALPVAGLMSIEPYETVRDTLHHLRQAALALGATLEEPFLQLAFLPLPVIPHLKISDRGMVDVDKFALIG; translated from the coding sequence ATGACCAACAGACTCGAACGTCTCATCGACCAGGGTGTGGGCCGTATCCCCGCCGACATCGTGCTGAAGGGCGGCAGCTTCTTCGATCTCGTCACCGGCGAAATCGTCCGCTCCGACATCGCCATCGGCGCTGACCGCATTGTTGGCACTGCGGGCGATTATGCGGGCGAGACCGAGATCGACATCTCGGGCAGAATAGTCGTTCCGGGCTTCATCGACACGCATCTGCACATCGAATCCTCGCTGGTGACGCCGCATGAATTCGACCGCTGCGTCCTGCCCTATGGCGTCACGACCGCTATCTGCGATCCGCACGAGATCGCTAATGTGCTCGGCGCCGAGGGCATCGAATTCTTCCTTAAATCCGCGCTGGAGACGATCATGGACATTCGCGTCCAGCTCTCCTCCTGCGTGCCGGCCACGCATCTCGAAACTGCGGGCGCTGACCTGCCGATCGGAAGCCTGCTGCACTTCCGCGACCATCCCAAGGTGATCGGTCTTGCCGAATTCATGAATTTCCCCGGGGTGATCCACAAGGATCCCATCTGCATGACTAAGCTCGACGCCTTCCAGGGGGGCCATATCGATGGCCACGCGCCGCTTCTTTCCGGCAACGACCTCAACGGCTATCTCGCGGCCGGCATCCGCACCGAGCATGAGTGCACGAGCGCCGCCGAGGCGCTGGAAAAGATTCGCAAGGGCATGCACATCCTGGTGCGCGAGGGCTCTGTCTCCAAAGACCTCGCCGCGCTGATCCCCATCATCACCGAGCGGCTTTCACCCTACCTCGCGCTCTGCACCGACGACCGCAATCCGCTCGATATCGCCGAACAGGGCCATCTCGATCATATGATCCGCACTGCGATCGCGAGCGGCGTCGAGCCGCTCGCCATCTACCGCGCCGCCTCGATCTCTGCCGCACAGGCCTTCGGCCTTAGAGACCGCGGCCTGGTGGCCCCGGGCTGGCGCGCCGATCTCGTGGTTCTCGACAGCCTGCAAAGCTGCCGTGCAGAGATGGTTTTTTCCGCCGGCCGCCGCGTCACCGACGCACTTTTTGCCACGCGCAAGCCGGTCGCCCCGATCGGCCTCGACAGCGTCAAGGCCCGGCGGGTCAATGCCGCCCATTTTGGAGTACCGGTCACCGAGGGCGAAACATCGGTCATCGGCGTCATGCCGGGCAAGATCATCACCGAGCATCGCCGCTACCGCCTGCCGGCCAAGGGCAACGAGGCGACGGTCGATCTAACCAACGACATCATCAAGGTCGCGGTCATCGAGCGCCACGGCAAGAACGGAAATCATGCCAATGGCTTCGTCCAGGGCTTCGGCCTGAAGAAGGGTGCGATCGCCTCCACCGTCGGCCATGACAGCCACAATATCTGCGTCGTCGGGGTCGATGAGGACGACATGGCGCTCGCCGCAAATCGCCTCGGAGAGATCAAGGGCGGCTTCGTCGTTGTTGAGGATGGCAAGATCACCGGCGAAATCGCGCTCCCCGTCGCCGGCCTGATGAGCATCGAGCCTTACGAGACAGTGCGCGACACGCTGCACCATCTGCGCCAGGCCGCCTTGGCACTCGGCGCCACGCTGGAGGAGCCCTTCCTCCAACTGGCCTTCCTGCCGCTGCCCGTCATCCCGCATCTGAAGATTTCCGACCGTGGCATGGTCGACGTGGACAAGTTCGCGCTGATCGGGTGA
- a CDS encoding aspartate aminotransferase family protein, whose translation MSNRLNAPNDLRAFWMPFTANRQFKKEPRLFVGAKDMYYTTHDGRQVLDGTAGLWCVNAGHCRPKITEAIRQQAGELDYAPAFQLGHPKAFELANRLVDIAPEGMNHVLYTNSGSESVETALKVALAYHRVKGNGSRFRLIGRERGYHGVNFGGISVGGIVANRKMFGTLLTGVDHMPHTHQPGKNNFTRGEPEHGGDIATELERIVTLHDASTIAAVIVEPVAGSTGVLIPPKGYLQKLREICTKHGILLIFDEVITGFGRLGAPFAAEYYDVKPDMITTAKGLTNGVIPMGAVFVTSEIHDAFMNGPEHMIEFFHGYTYSGNPIASAAALATLDTYKEEGLLTRAAELSDYWADALHSLRDCPNVIDIRNTGLIGAIELDPIAGEPTKRAFTAFLKAYESGLLIRTTGDIIALSPPLIIEKQHIDELFGKLRTILQNNI comes from the coding sequence ATGTCCAACCGCCTCAATGCACCGAATGATCTTCGTGCCTTCTGGATGCCCTTTACGGCCAATCGCCAGTTCAAGAAGGAGCCGCGGTTATTCGTGGGCGCCAAGGACATGTATTATACCACCCATGACGGTCGTCAGGTGTTGGACGGCACGGCTGGCCTCTGGTGCGTCAACGCCGGCCACTGCCGCCCGAAGATCACCGAAGCGATCCGCCAGCAGGCGGGCGAACTCGATTACGCGCCGGCTTTCCAGCTCGGCCATCCCAAGGCGTTCGAACTGGCGAACCGCCTGGTCGATATCGCTCCGGAAGGCATGAACCACGTCCTCTACACCAATTCCGGTTCCGAATCCGTCGAGACTGCCCTCAAAGTCGCGCTTGCCTATCACCGCGTGAAGGGTAACGGTTCTCGTTTCCGCCTGATCGGCCGCGAGCGCGGCTATCACGGCGTCAATTTCGGCGGCATCTCCGTCGGCGGCATCGTCGCCAACCGAAAGATGTTCGGCACGCTCCTGACCGGTGTCGATCACATGCCGCACACCCACCAGCCCGGCAAGAACAACTTCACCCGCGGCGAACCTGAGCATGGCGGCGACATCGCCACCGAACTCGAGCGCATCGTCACGCTGCATGATGCCTCCACCATCGCCGCCGTCATTGTCGAGCCGGTGGCCGGCTCCACGGGCGTCCTGATTCCGCCGAAGGGCTACCTGCAGAAGCTGCGCGAAATCTGCACCAAACACGGCATCCTTCTGATCTTCGACGAAGTCATCACCGGCTTCGGCCGTCTCGGCGCCCCCTTCGCCGCGGAATATTACGACGTCAAGCCCGACATGATCACCACCGCCAAGGGGCTGACCAACGGCGTCATTCCGATGGGCGCCGTCTTCGTCACCTCCGAGATCCATGACGCCTTCATGAACGGCCCGGAGCACATGATTGAGTTCTTCCACGGCTATACCTATTCCGGGAACCCGATCGCTTCCGCCGCAGCCCTCGCCACGCTCGACACCTACAAGGAAGAAGGTCTGCTCACCCGCGCGGCTGAGCTTTCCGATTATTGGGCCGATGCGCTGCATTCGCTCAGGGACTGCCCCAACGTCATCGACATCAGGAACACCGGCCTGATCGGCGCAATCGAACTTGACCCGATCGCCGGCGAGCCGACGAAGCGCGCCTTCACCGCCTTCCTGAAGGCCTATGAGAGCGGGCTTCTGATCCGCACCACCGGTGACATCATCGCGCTCTCACCACCGCTGATCATCGAGAAGCAGCATATCGACGAGCTCTTCGGCAAGCTGAGGACCATCCTTCAGAACAACATCTGA
- a CDS encoding peptide ABC transporter substrate-binding protein, with protein MNKFTKKFLASAMLGTLLAFSAHAATLNIHNGGDPQSLDPQKLSGDWENRIAGDIFEGLVTEDAKDNPVPGQAESWTISPDGKVYTFKLRDGIKWSDGRPVTAGDFVFAFQRLVDPKNAADYAYLQFTIKNAEKINKGEITDLSQLGVKAIDDKTLEITLENPTPYFLNALMHYTAYPLPKHVVEAKGQDWVKIGNIVTNGPYKPVEWVPGSHVTTVKNDQWYGTKELKIDGAKFFVLEDQEAALKRYRAGEFDILTDFPTDQYEWMKKNLPGQAHVAPFSGLYYYVVNSQKPPFSDKRVRQALSMAINREVIGPQILGTGELPAYSWVPPGTANYGEPAYVSWKDLPYKDKVAEAKKLLADAGFGPDKPLHAVLSYNTNDNHKRIAVAIASMWKPLGVDVELVNAETKVHYDQMQRGQVEIGRAGWLADYNDPDNFLNLLVTGVQMNYGRWSNPEYDKLIKDGNAQTDLTKRAEIFKKAEQLALDESAALPIYYYVSKNVVSPKIEGFVDNIQDIHRTRWLSMKE; from the coding sequence ATGAACAAGTTCACGAAAAAATTTCTCGCCTCCGCAATGCTTGGCACATTGCTGGCGTTTTCGGCGCACGCGGCGACGCTCAACATCCACAATGGTGGCGATCCGCAGTCGCTCGATCCGCAGAAACTTTCCGGCGACTGGGAGAATCGTATTGCCGGCGACATTTTCGAAGGCCTCGTCACCGAAGACGCCAAGGACAATCCGGTCCCTGGCCAGGCCGAAAGCTGGACCATTTCGCCTGACGGCAAGGTCTACACCTTCAAGCTCCGCGACGGCATTAAGTGGTCCGATGGCCGGCCGGTAACGGCAGGAGACTTCGTCTTCGCCTTCCAGCGCCTCGTCGATCCGAAGAACGCCGCCGACTACGCCTATCTGCAGTTCACCATCAAGAACGCCGAAAAGATCAATAAGGGCGAGATCACCGATCTCAGCCAGCTTGGCGTCAAGGCGATCGACGACAAGACACTCGAAATCACCCTGGAAAATCCGACTCCCTATTTCCTCAATGCGCTGATGCACTACACGGCCTATCCGCTGCCGAAGCATGTCGTCGAGGCGAAGGGCCAGGATTGGGTTAAAATCGGCAACATCGTCACCAACGGTCCATATAAGCCGGTCGAATGGGTTCCCGGCTCACACGTCACAACAGTCAAGAACGACCAGTGGTATGGCACCAAAGAGCTGAAGATCGACGGCGCCAAGTTCTTCGTGCTCGAAGACCAGGAAGCGGCGCTGAAACGCTACCGCGCCGGCGAATTCGACATCCTCACCGACTTTCCCACAGACCAGTACGAATGGATGAAGAAGAACCTGCCGGGCCAGGCGCATGTCGCCCCCTTCTCCGGCCTCTATTATTACGTCGTCAACTCGCAGAAGCCTCCTTTCAGCGACAAGCGCGTCCGCCAGGCTCTCTCCATGGCGATCAACCGCGAAGTGATCGGCCCGCAGATCCTCGGCACAGGCGAGCTTCCGGCCTATTCCTGGGTTCCGCCAGGCACTGCCAATTACGGCGAGCCGGCCTATGTCAGCTGGAAGGACCTGCCTTACAAGGACAAGGTCGCCGAGGCCAAGAAACTGCTTGCCGACGCCGGATTCGGCCCAGATAAGCCGCTCCACGCGGTCCTCAGCTACAATACCAATGACAACCACAAGCGCATCGCCGTCGCGATCGCTTCGATGTGGAAGCCGCTGGGCGTTGATGTCGAGCTCGTCAACGCCGAAACCAAGGTGCATTACGACCAGATGCAGCGCGGCCAGGTGGAAATCGGCCGTGCGGGCTGGCTTGCCGATTACAACGATCCGGACAATTTCCTGAACCTCCTGGTGACGGGCGTGCAGATGAATTACGGCCGCTGGTCCAATCCTGAATATGACAAGCTGATCAAGGACGGCAATGCTCAGACGGACCTCACCAAGCGCGCCGAAATCTTCAAGAAGGCCGAGCAACTGGCGCTTGATGAATCCGCCGCCCTGCCGATCTACTATTACGTCTCGAAGAATGTCGTTTCGCCAAAGATCGAAGGCTTCGTCGACAACATCCAGGACATCCACCGCACGCGCTGGCTGTCGATGAAAGAGTAA
- a CDS encoding alpha-glucosidase family protein translates to MALQAGGNADWWRGAVIYQVYPRSFQDTNSDGLGDLKGITRRLPHIASLGVDAIWLSPFFKSPMADMGYDVSDYCDVDPIFGTLADFDEMMAEAHRLGIKVIIDQVISHTSDRHPWFVESRASRSNPKADWYVWADPKPDGTAPNNWLSIFGGPGWEWDGVRRQYYQHNFLTSQPDLNFHSEEVQEAVLETVKFWLDRGVDGFRLDTVNYYFCDKQLRSNPPHEPDTSDGGLDAPDTNPYGMQNHLYDKTQPENISFLKRFRALLDRYEDRTTVGEVGDGARSLKTVAAYTSGDDKLHMCYTFDLLGPDFTAAHIRGCVEAFQKSVTDGWVCWAFSNHDVMRHVSRFALTEEERPVIAKLALSVLAALRGSICLYQGEELGLPEAELAFEDLRDPYGIRFWPAFKGRDGCRTPMPWEAGKAHAGFTSAEKSWLPVPYEQAALSVDTQEDSDNSVLHHYRRTLAFRKSHPALVDGEMTFIGTNQDLLAFTREKDGEKLLFVFNLTRKPAEFRVPDGMVFGEPLAMPGYEAVDGAGTVTVAALDGFCARVGGLSKLLGKVPVAKPVEGELPEAWQ, encoded by the coding sequence ATGGCATTGCAGGCAGGCGGGAATGCGGACTGGTGGCGCGGAGCGGTGATCTATCAGGTCTACCCGCGCTCGTTTCAGGACACCAACAGCGATGGGCTCGGCGATCTCAAGGGGATCACCCGCCGGCTACCGCATATCGCCAGCCTCGGTGTCGATGCGATCTGGCTTTCGCCCTTCTTCAAGTCTCCGATGGCCGACATGGGTTACGACGTTTCCGATTATTGCGACGTTGACCCGATCTTCGGCACGCTCGCCGATTTCGACGAGATGATGGCCGAGGCGCACAGGCTCGGCATCAAAGTGATCATCGACCAGGTGATCTCGCACACCTCCGACCGACATCCCTGGTTCGTCGAGAGCCGGGCGAGCCGGAGCAATCCGAAGGCGGATTGGTATGTCTGGGCCGATCCGAAGCCCGATGGGACGGCGCCGAACAACTGGCTGTCGATCTTCGGCGGCCCGGGCTGGGAATGGGACGGCGTGCGCCGGCAATATTACCAACACAATTTCCTGACTTCGCAGCCTGACCTCAATTTCCACAGCGAAGAGGTGCAGGAGGCGGTGCTGGAGACGGTGAAGTTCTGGCTCGACCGCGGCGTCGACGGTTTCCGGCTGGACACGGTCAACTATTATTTCTGCGATAAGCAGCTCCGAAGCAATCCGCCGCATGAGCCCGATACCAGTGACGGGGGCCTCGATGCGCCCGACACCAATCCTTACGGCATGCAGAACCACCTCTACGACAAGACGCAGCCGGAAAATATCAGCTTTCTCAAGCGCTTTCGTGCGCTGCTCGACCGCTATGAAGATCGCACGACCGTCGGCGAAGTCGGCGACGGCGCTCGCTCGCTGAAGACGGTGGCCGCCTATACGAGTGGCGACGACAAGCTGCACATGTGCTACACCTTCGATCTGCTGGGGCCTGATTTCACCGCCGCGCATATCCGCGGCTGCGTCGAAGCCTTCCAGAAATCGGTGACCGACGGTTGGGTCTGCTGGGCTTTCTCCAATCATGACGTGATGCGACATGTCAGCCGGTTCGCGCTGACGGAGGAGGAGCGGCCTGTTATCGCCAAGCTCGCGCTCTCCGTACTTGCGGCGCTGCGCGGTTCGATTTGCCTTTATCAAGGCGAGGAGCTCGGATTGCCGGAGGCGGAGCTTGCCTTCGAGGATCTGCGCGATCCCTACGGCATCCGCTTCTGGCCGGCCTTCAAGGGCCGCGACGGATGCCGCACGCCGATGCCATGGGAAGCCGGAAAGGCGCATGCGGGCTTCACCTCGGCCGAGAAGAGCTGGCTGCCGGTGCCTTACGAGCAGGCGGCGCTTTCCGTGGATACACAGGAGGACAGCGACAACTCGGTGCTGCACCACTACCGCCGGACGCTCGCCTTCCGGAAGAGCCATCCTGCGCTTGTTGACGGCGAGATGACCTTCATCGGCACCAATCAGGACCTGCTCGCCTTCACCCGCGAAAAGGACGGAGAGAAACTGCTGTTCGTTTTCAACCTGACGCGCAAGCCGGCGGAATTCCGCGTGCCTGACGGCATGGTATTCGGAGAGCCCTTGGCCATGCCGGGCTACGAGGCTGTGGACGGTGCCGGGACGGTGACGGTTGCGGCGCTGGACGGATTTTGTGCGCGGGTTGGCGGCCTCTCGAAGCTGCTCGGGAAGGTGCCCGTTGCGAAACCTGTTGAGGGTGAATTGCCGGAGGCCTGGCAGTAA
- a CDS encoding HD-GYP domain-containing protein translates to MLKRIDADQVCIGMFVEVVEGLWQDPFLSRRRFSLRREVDAAKIRKCGTAGVVINTSKGLDTNGLPGRDVEIDIQAARDTVQRSMPLLEQAFAKLRNGDGVSIDHVAPVISSVSKSMDENPAVFLSVTRLKSKDEITFLHSISVSALMILFGRHLALDEHTIQMLGTAGLLHDVGKLEVPIEVLNKAGPLEKDEIGLLRGHPEKGHAILSRQEGMSDIVLDVCLNHHERVDGKGYPRSLPASEVSLHARMATICDVYDAITSVRPYKAPWSASQALKWMFGAEGHFDRQLLKKFALCLSVASVS, encoded by the coding sequence ATGCTCAAGCGTATCGACGCCGATCAGGTGTGTATCGGAATGTTTGTGGAGGTTGTCGAGGGCCTGTGGCAGGATCCATTTTTGTCCAGGCGCAGATTTTCCCTGCGACGCGAAGTTGATGCTGCAAAAATTCGTAAATGCGGCACTGCCGGCGTCGTCATCAATACCAGCAAGGGGCTCGATACCAACGGCCTGCCGGGCCGTGACGTCGAGATCGACATTCAGGCCGCGCGCGACACCGTCCAGAGATCCATGCCGTTGTTGGAACAGGCTTTCGCAAAGCTGCGGAACGGCGATGGAGTCAGCATAGATCATGTGGCGCCGGTGATCTCGTCCGTCTCCAAGTCGATGGACGAGAACCCTGCGGTGTTCCTGAGCGTCACCCGCCTGAAATCAAAGGACGAGATAACCTTCCTGCATTCCATTTCGGTGAGCGCGCTGATGATCCTTTTCGGCCGCCATCTCGCACTCGACGAGCATACGATTCAGATGCTCGGCACTGCGGGTTTGCTGCACGATGTCGGTAAGCTTGAAGTTCCAATTGAGGTGCTGAACAAGGCAGGGCCCCTGGAAAAGGATGAGATCGGCTTGCTTCGGGGCCATCCGGAGAAGGGGCACGCGATCCTGTCGCGGCAGGAGGGCATGTCGGACATCGTTCTCGACGTTTGCCTCAATCATCACGAACGCGTCGACGGCAAGGGCTATCCGCGCAGCTTGCCCGCCAGCGAGGTGAGCCTCCACGCGCGGATGGCCACGATCTGCGATGTTTATGACGCCATTACCTCTGTGCGGCCATACAAGGCGCCTTGGAGTGCCAGCCAGGCACTGAAATGGATGTTCGGTGCCGAGGGGCATTTCGATCGTCAGCTCCTGAAAAAGTTCGCCCTCTGCCTCTCCGTCGCCTCTGTGAGCTGA
- the oppB gene encoding oligopeptide ABC transporter permease OppB produces MIKYALRRLLSTIPVMWIAVTASFFVLRLAPGGPFDGERPLPPVILKNLAAHYNLDKPLIQQYLLYVGDLLKGDLGPSFSSEDFSVAQQIMIGLPYTFTIGTAAFLLAIIVGVTVGCLGALYQNKTPDYILGSLILIGVVLPNFLIAPILQLIFGIHLAWFPVGGWGDGSLKFLVLPIVVLALPHAGRISRITRGSMIEVMNQNFIRTAKAKGIGPRLTVMRHALKPAMMPVVSYLGPAASYLLTGSLVVESIFGLPGIGRYFVNAALNRDYGMVLGTVIFYMVLIVFLNLLVDIAYAWLDPKVRNR; encoded by the coding sequence ATGATCAAATACGCTCTCCGTCGCCTGCTGTCGACGATCCCCGTCATGTGGATCGCCGTGACAGCCTCGTTTTTCGTCCTGCGCCTTGCTCCCGGCGGCCCCTTCGATGGCGAAAGGCCATTGCCGCCGGTCATCCTCAAGAATCTTGCGGCCCACTACAATCTCGACAAGCCGCTGATCCAGCAATACCTGCTCTACGTCGGAGATCTGCTCAAGGGCGATCTCGGCCCCTCCTTCTCCAGTGAGGATTTCAGCGTCGCTCAGCAGATCATGATCGGTCTGCCCTATACCTTCACGATCGGCACGGCTGCTTTCCTGCTCGCCATCATCGTCGGCGTGACCGTCGGCTGTCTCGGGGCGCTTTATCAGAACAAGACGCCGGACTACATTCTCGGTAGCCTGATCCTGATCGGCGTCGTGCTGCCGAACTTCCTGATCGCGCCGATTCTGCAATTGATCTTCGGCATCCATCTTGCCTGGTTTCCGGTCGGCGGCTGGGGTGACGGCTCGCTCAAATTCCTTGTCCTGCCGATCGTCGTTCTAGCCCTTCCCCATGCCGGGCGCATCTCGCGCATAACCCGCGGCTCGATGATCGAAGTGATGAACCAGAACTTCATCCGCACCGCCAAGGCCAAGGGCATCGGCCCGCGGCTGACGGTGATGCGCCACGCGCTGAAGCCCGCCATGATGCCGGTCGTCTCCTATCTCGGACCGGCGGCAAGCTACCTTCTCACCGGCTCGCTGGTTGTCGAGAGCATTTTCGGATTGCCCGGCATCGGCCGCTATTTCGTCAATGCGGCGTTGAACCGCGACTACGGCATGGTTCTCGGAACGGTCATCTTCTACATGGTGCTGATCGTGTTCCTGAACCTTCTCGTCGATATCGCCTATGCGTGGCTCGATCCGAAAGTGAGAAACCGATGA
- a CDS encoding branched-chain amino acid ABC transporter substrate-binding protein, producing MTLKTLTATLVASLAFAPLAHADITIGLIAPLTGPVAAYGDQVKNGAQTAVDEINKKGGILGEKVVLELADDAGEPKQGVSAANKLVGDGIRFVVGPVTSGVAIPVSDVLAENGVLMVTPTATAPDLTKRGLANVLRTCGRDDQQAEVAAKYVLKNFKDKRIAIVNDKGAYGKGLADAFKATLNAGGVTEVVNDAITPGDKDFSALTTRIKAEKVDIVYFGGYHPEGGLLARQLHDLSANAMIIGGDGLSNTEFWAIGTDAAGGTLFTNASDATKNPDSKAAAEALTAKNIPAEAFTLNAYAAVEVLKAGIEKAGSAEDAEAVAAALKGGMEVPTAIGKLTYGETGDLTSQSFSLYKWEGGKIVAAE from the coding sequence ATGACCCTCAAGACATTGACGGCGACCCTCGTCGCGTCACTCGCCTTTGCGCCCCTTGCTCATGCCGATATCACCATCGGCCTGATCGCGCCCCTGACCGGTCCCGTCGCCGCCTATGGCGATCAGGTGAAGAACGGCGCTCAGACTGCCGTCGATGAGATCAACAAGAAGGGCGGCATTCTCGGTGAAAAAGTCGTGCTGGAACTGGCCGACGATGCCGGCGAACCGAAGCAGGGCGTTTCCGCCGCCAACAAGCTTGTCGGCGACGGCATCCGCTTCGTCGTCGGCCCGGTGACATCGGGCGTAGCGATCCCCGTGTCGGACGTTTTGGCTGAAAACGGCGTGCTGATGGTCACCCCGACCGCGACAGCTCCCGACCTCACCAAGCGCGGCCTCGCCAACGTGCTGCGCACCTGCGGCCGCGACGATCAGCAGGCCGAAGTCGCCGCCAAATACGTGCTGAAGAATTTCAAGGACAAACGCATTGCCATCGTCAACGACAAGGGCGCCTACGGCAAGGGTCTTGCCGACGCCTTCAAGGCGACGCTGAATGCCGGCGGCGTCACCGAAGTCGTCAATGACGCAATCACACCAGGCGACAAGGATTTCAGCGCCCTCACCACCCGCATCAAGGCCGAAAAGGTCGACATCGTCTATTTTGGCGGCTATCACCCGGAAGGCGGCCTGCTCGCCCGCCAGCTGCACGATCTCTCCGCCAACGCGATGATCATCGGCGGCGACGGCCTCTCCAATACGGAATTCTGGGCGATCGGAACCGATGCGGCGGGAGGCACGCTGTTCACCAATGCTTCCGACGCCACAAAGAACCCGGACTCAAAGGCTGCCGCCGAAGCACTTACCGCTAAGAACATTCCGGCCGAGGCGTTTACGCTCAATGCCTACGCCGCTGTCGAAGTCCTGAAAGCCGGTATCGAAAAGGCCGGCAGCGCTGAGGATGCGGAAGCCGTCGCGGCTGCACTGAAGGGCGGCATGGAGGTTCCGACCGCCATCGGCAAGCTCACCTACGGCGAGACCGGCGACCTGACCTCGCAGAGCTTCTCGCTCTATAAGTGGGAAGGCGGGAAGATAGTCGCTGCGGAATAA